From the genome of Faecalibacterium prausnitzii:
TGAAGCATGGATTCTGCCTTTCTGCAAACACGGCTGAGGGGAGTGCCAAAGCCGCCGGAACAAAAATATCACTTTATTTTATCAGAAAAATGTGAACAAATCGTGGCATCCCGACGGCTCCCGACAGGGGAAGTTCTGGAAGATAAGAGACAATTACTGTCCCTTGCTTTTGGGCGGAAAAGGTGGTATCCTTGACAAAGAAAAGCAGTTTCCATCGGCTTTTCTCTGGCGAAAAACGCGAGGCGAACCGGGCAGAGCAAACACCAAAACGACACATTTTGACGCTTTTTAGGGGATTGCATCTCTCTGTGCTGCTCTATAAAATAGGAATGAAAAGCCATAGACCGGAAGATTATGGCAACCACAGCAGCAAGGAGGAGTCTTTTATGGAACGAACGTATGCCCCGCTGATCCGGCAGTTCTCGTCGATCAAGGGCTATCAGGCCGCGTATACGCTGGTCTACGCGCTGGATGCGTCAGAAGGCGGCTGCCACCTGACGCTGGACCGGAAGGGCGAGCGGGAACAGCAGGTCAGCGAGTTTGTTCCGCTGCATCCGGAGGCAGGCTACCGGCTGCTGCAATATCTGTGTGAAAATGCCGTGCAGCCAGAGATCTGGGGCGATGTGATCGCAGACTGGCTCCCGGTGCTGGAAGCAGAGCAGAACGGAGGTGCCGCAGGTGCCCGGTGAGCGGGATGCGGAGAACCTGCGCGTCGCTCTGATGAGCTACGACGACCGGGAACTCCGCATCCGGAAGTTTTATCTGGAAGAGCAGAGCACCATCATCCGATGCACCTGCTTCCAGAGCGGGGAGCCTGTCCTGCAGGCGCTGCGGCAGGAGCGGTGCTTTGATGTGCTGGTGCTGAGCAGCCAGCTGGAGGATATGGACAGCCTGACCTTCCTCGAAAAGCTCAACCGCCTGCCCAGCCACCCGCCGCTCCTGTTGCAGGGCGACGGCTGGGCCGACGACATCACCGCCGCCCACCTGCAGCCGGGCAGCCGTTTTTACGGCGTCGGGCACGACCATCTGCGGGATCTTCTGCGGGGGCTGCTGGGCGTCCCCGGCCGGAACTCGATGCAGATCGAACGGTTCTGCACCCACCTGTACGAGCTGTGGAAGCTCCCGCAGCCGGACACCAATTGCGAATACCTCACGCTGGCGGTACAGATCGCCTGTTCAGCCGATGGAAAACTGGCGCTTTGCAAAGAAATTTTGCAGGGCGTCGCGGAACAATATCACATCACGGTGGCCGCTGTGGACAGCGGCCTGCGCCGTCTGGTCGAAGGGCTGGAGACACGGCACCCGGTGGAATGGGAGCACTTCAAGGCGGAAAACGGCCTGACCGGGCTCAAAGTCACCACCGGCAGGCTGGTCTACTCGCTGCAGCAGACCGTGCTGCGGCGCGGCATCATCGTGCGGGAACAGCGGTAAGGAGGAACGGTGGATATGTGCAGGCAGGACGAAGCGGGATTTCCGCAAAAACAGTTGGAAACAGCGTTTCTGCACTCACTGCGCCTGCTGGAACAGAACCGGGAATATTTACAGATGCACTTACAGCCGCTGAAGGATGCCCGCGCGACCCAGGCGCTGGAGGACATGGAGCAGGAAGCAGCCCGGCTGGAACGGACGTTCCGGGAGTTGATGGAGCTTTCGGCTCCGGAGGAACCGGTGCAGAAGCGGCCGGTGGACCTGTGCCGCCTGCTGGCGCAGCTGGAAGGGCTGCGCGGCGAGATCGACGCCCAGAGCAGCACGAAGCTCACCGTAGACTGCGGCGGGCTGGAGCAGTGCCTTGTCTGGGGCGACCGAGAAATGGCCGAACAGATCTGCTTTCACCTGCTTTCGAACGCCCTGCGTGCTGCCGCACCCGGCGGGAACATCCAGGTGTGCCTGCGGCAGACCGGGCAGGACATCCGCCTGACCATCGAGGACGATGGCTGCGGCCTGCCGGAAGGGGAGAGCTGGCTCGAAAACCGCCGCCGCTTTCTGGGCGGTGCGCAGGCGGGGCTGCTGCTCTGCCGCCGGTATTGCCGCCAGCTGGGCTGGGGGCTTGCCCTGCTGCCCCGCACACCGCAGGGCGTCCGGGCAGAGCTGACACTGCCGCTGCCCACCCGGCCGTTCCCCATCGAAACGACGGTCGAGTTCCGCTCGCAGCCGTCCCACCCGGACGAACACAGCACCACCGCGCTGCAGCATCAGCTCCGCCGCGAGCTGTATCTGCTCACCCGCAGGCACGCAGGGAATTGACCGCAGATTCCAAAGCCGTCCTAGGGCGGCTGCTGGACAAGGCGGTAGAAGAATATCTTGCAATGTGATCACGAACGCGCTGCGCATCGGGCGGGATGAATTGCCCACCGATGCGCAGCGCGTTTTGTCTGCTGAAATCCACTCTCAGTAAAGAATCTTAGCTGTTTTATGGAAAAATACGGCCGAAAGTTCCGTGAAATTAACAAAATGTTTAACTTTCTGAGCGGAAAATACTATTTTTTGCGTGTAAAATGGAAAACACCAATTGATTGTTTTCGCGGTTTTGAGTATAATACAACTGTATGCGAGTCCTGCAGATGATTCGCTAACGAACTACTTTTCGGGCAGAGGACGGCAGAGCGGCCCTGCCCGAAAACTGGCAGGAAGTTCCTTCAGGAGGAAAGAAAAACGTGAGAGTAGGTCTTGACATCGGCAGTACCACCATCAAGTGCGTGGTGCTGGATGAACATGATTCGATTGTATATTCGACATATGAACGTCATTACAGCCATATCCTGGAAAAGGCGCAGGAGCTGCTGCGCCGGATCGACGCCGAGCAGCTGCACGGTCAGAAGGCGCTGCTGAGCATTTCCGGCTCGGCGGGCATGGGCCTGGCAGACAGCTGCGGTGTGCCCTTCGTGCAGGAGGTGTTCTCCACCCGTGTGGCGGTCAAGCGGTTCGTTCCCGCAACGGACTGCGTCATCGAGCTGGGCGGTGAGGACGCGAAGATCCTGTTCCTGACCAACGGCACCGAAGTCCGCATGAACGGCAGCTGCGCCGGCGGCACCGGTGCGTTCATCGACCAGATGGCCACCCTGCTGAAGATGAGCGCTGACGAGATGAACAAAGCCGCCGAAAAGGCTGAGCGCACCTACACCATCGCTTCCCGCTGCGGCGTGTTCGCCAAGAGCGATGTGCAGCCCCTCATCAATCAGGGTGCCCGCACCGAGGACATCGCCGCCAGCATCTACAAGGCGGTCGTCAACCAGACCATTGCTGGTCTGGCACAGGGCCGCCCCATCCAGGGCAACATCCTCTACCTCGGCGGCCCGCTGACCTTCAGCACCGTGCTGCGCAAGAGCTTCGACGAGGCGCTGGGCGTTACCGGCACCTGCCCGGAGAACAGCCTGCTGTATGTGGCACTGGGTGCGGCGCTCTATGCAGACAAAGAGTTCAACCTTTCCGCGGTGGCCGGGGCGCTGGATGAGTACGCCGCTACGGCGACCTACGCCAGCGAGCCTCCGCTCTTCGCCAACAAGGAGGAGTATGAGGCCTTCCATGCCCGCCACATGTCTCACAGTGTGCCGCATGTGCCCTTCAGCGCACAGTGCGGCCCCGTGCACATCGGCATCGACTCCGGCTCCACCACCGTCAAGCTGGTGGTCGTGGACGAAAAGAGCCAGATCTTGTACACCAACTATCAGCCGAACCTCGGCAACCCGCTGCCCCTCATCAAAGAGCAGCTCATTAAGATCTATCAGGAGCACCCCGGCCTGCACGTGGCCAGCGTGACCACCACCGGCTACGGCGAAGAGCTGGTCAAGAATGCCTTCCGCTGCGATTACGGTCTGGTGGAGACGGTGGCGCACTTCACCGCCGCCAAATATTTTATGCCCGATGTGGACTTCATCATCGACATCGGCGGACAGGATATGAAGTGCTTCAAGATCGAGGATGGCGCCATCAGCAACATCTTCCTGAACGAAGCCTGTTCCTCCGGCTGCGGCAGCTTTTTGCAGACCTTCGCGCAGGCGCTGGGTTATGATGTCAAGGAGTTCGCCGCGCTGGGCCTGTTTGCCGACCGCCCGGTGGACCTGGGCAGCCGCTGCACCGTCTTCATGAACAGCTCGGTGAAGCAGGCCCAGAAGGACGGCGCATCCATCCAGAACATCTCGGCAGGTTTGTCCATCAGCGTCGTCAAGAATGCGCTGTACAAGGTCATCCGCGCATCCAGCCCCGAAGAGCTGGGCCGCAAGATCGTCGTGCAGGGCGGTACCTTCTACAACGAGGCCGTGCTCCGCGCCTTCGAGAAGGAGATGGGCGTCGAGGTCATCCGCCCCGACATCGCGGGTCTGATGGGCGCTTACGGTGCGGCGCTGTTCGGCCTGCGCCAGAGCGCCAGGAACCACAGAGAGACTTCCTCTATGATGACGCTGGAGGAGCTGCAGAGCTTCGACCAGAAGGTCGTCAGCGTCAAGTGCGGCGGCTGCGGCAACCACTGCCAGCTCACCGTGAATACCTTCGCCGATGGCCGCAAGTTCATCTCCGGCAACCGCTGCGATAAACCCGTGACCGGCAAGAGCGAGGACAACAGCCTGAACCTCTATGCCTACAAGCAGCAGCTTCTGGCAGGCTACAAGCCGGTGCCCGGTAAGCGCGGCTCCATCGGCATCCCGCTCTGCCTGAACATGTACGAGATGCTGCCGTTCTGGCACACCTTCTGGACCAGGCTCGGCTTTGCCGTTCACACCAGCCCGGTGTCCAGCCGCGGGCTGTATCTGGCCGGTCAGGCCACCATCCCCAGCGATACGGCCTGCTTCCCGGCCAAGCTCAGCCACGGCCACATCAAGGCTCTGAGCCAGATGCAGCTGGACGCCATCTTCTACCCCTGCCTGACCTACAACTTCGACGAGGGGCTGGGCGATAACCACTACAACTGCCCGGTGGTCGCGTACTATCCGGAAGTTCTGGCCGGCAACTGCCCGGAGCTGGAAGGCAAGAAGTTCATCTACGATTACGTGGGCATCCATCGCCCGAAGGACTTCGTCCGCAAGATGGCCAAAGAGGTCCTCCCGCGCTACTTCGGCGGCATCTCCGAGAAGGAAGTGCAGGCCGCAGCAGACGCCGCTTATGCCGAGCACGAGGCCCACATGGCCCAGATCCGGGTCAAGGGCAGCGAGATCATCGACGAGGCCCGCCGACAGGGCAGGCGCATCATCGTGCTGGCCGGCCGCCCCTACCATGTGGACCCGGAGGTCAACCACGGCATCGACCACCTCATCACCCGCCACGGCGCTGCCGTCATCACCGAGGACAGCATTTCGGACCGGGTGGAAAAGTTCCCCACCAGGGTCCTGAACCAGTGGACCTATCACAGCCGCCTGTATGCAGCGGCCAAGTACTGCACCACCCAGAAAGATATGGATCTGGTGCAGCTCGTCTCCTTCGGCTGCGGCGTCGATGCCATCACCACCGACGAGACCCGCGAGATCCTGCAGGAGGGCGGCAAGCTCTACACCCAGCTGAAGATCGACGAGATCACCAACCTGGGCGCAGTGAACATCCGCCTGCGCAGCCTGTTCGCGGCGCTGGATGAGCGGGACGAGGACCGGAAATAAAACCCTGACCTCTCAGGCGCGGCATAGATACAGGACAGCGCCGAGTTCCCTAAGGCAACGTTACAATGATACATAGGAGGAACCTATGGAATACAACTATCCCAAATTCACCCCGGAGATGAAGAAGACCCACACCATCCTCATCCCCAACATGGCCATCACCCAGTTCCGGCTGCTGGAATACGCGCTGCGGTTCGATGGTTACAAGTGCGAGATCCTCGGCAACTGCGGCAGCGCCGTAGCTCAGCTGGGTCTGAAATACGTCCACAACGACACCTGCTATCCGGCGCTGCTGGTCATCGGCCAGTTTCTGGACGCCCTGAACAGCGGCAAGTATGATCTGGAACACACCGCCCTGCTCATCACCCAGACCGGCGGCGGCTGCCGTGCGTCCAATTACATCCACCTGCTCCGCAAGGCGCTGGTCAAGGCGGGCTACCCGCAGATCCCGGTTGCCAGCCTGAACTTCTCCGGTCTGGAGAAGGACAGCGGCTTCCAGATGACCCTGCCGCTGGCGCGCCGGGCCATCGCCTGCATCTTCTACGGCGACCTGCTCTGCGCCCTGCGCAATCAGGTGGCCCCCTACGAGAATGTGAAGGGGAGCGCCGACAGGATGGTGGACCTCTGGGTCGAGCGGCTGGGCCGCGTCCTGCTGGCGGGCAAGGGCTATACCTCCAAAGAGATGAAGCATACCTTCCCGCTCATCGCAAAAGAGTTTGCCGCCATCCCCGTTACCCGTGTGCCGAAGGTCAAGGTCGGCGTCGTCGGTGAGATCTACGTCAAATACAGCCCGCTGGGCAACAACGACCTGCAAAAGTTCCTGGAAAGCCAGGATTGCGAGGTCAACTTCCCCGGCCTGATGGGCTTTGTGCAGTACTGCATTTTCAACATGGGCGAGGACCATGTCCTCTACGGCGGCAAGCTGGCCGTCAAGGTCGGCACCGACCAGCTGCTCAACTGGCTGGACAGCGTCGAGCGCGCCATGCTCAAGGCGACCGCCGATGCCGGGTTCTATGCGCCCGGCCCCTTCAAGGAACTGGTGGAAAAGCCCCACGGCATCATTTCGCTGGGTGCCAAGATGGGCGAGGGCTGGCTGCTGACCGCCGAGATGATCGAGCTGGTGCAGGGCGGCTACGGCAACATCGTCTGTGCCCAGCCGTTCGGCTGCCTGCCCAACCACATCGTGGGCAAGGGCATGGTGAACAAGATCCGTGCGCTGTATCCCGCTGCCAACATCACCCCCATCGACTACGACCCCAGCGCCACCAGGGTCAATCAGGAAAACCGCATCAAGCTGATGCTGGCCGTTGCCAAGGAGCACCTGAACGCCCCCGCCGCCCCGGCCCGGCCCCTGACCGCCGAGGAGATCGCGGGCGGTGCGCCGCGCGTCGAGACCACGGTGTGACCCGGCAAACGAACAGACAAAAAGGCCCCGTGCAGACCAATGTGTCCGCACGGGGCCTTGCTTATGCGCCGGGAAACAGAAGAGAAATCACTTCTTCAGGTAGATGTGGTGGGGCAGACCTGCAATGTACAGCGGGGTCAGCTCGGCCTGGATGAGGGGACGGGCATAATCCAGGAACTCCTCGGTCATCTGGGTGTGGTTGGCGTTCATCCAGCTCAGCGGCACCTTCTTTTCGAGGTTTGCGACCTCACTGATGGGGTGCAGCTCGGTGGTGCACTGATAGGGGTTGTTGGAGATGCGCTTCAGGGCAACCATCTGGCCGGTGACGCCCTCAAAGGCAGCCTTGGCGGCAGCACCGCCGACCTGATAGGCCTCGGTGATGTCGGTGCGGCTGGTCAGGTGGCCGGCGCAGCGCTGCAGGGTGGAAAGCTCGATGCTGCGGGTCTTGGTGTCCAGATTCCGGGCCACGACATTTGCCAGATAGCGGGCGGTGCCGGTCAGGGCCTTGTGGCCGAAGGCATCGACTGCATGCACATCGTCGGCCAGCTCGCAGACATAGCGGCCATCCTCCAGCTTGACGCCTTCGGAGACGGCGATGACGATGCTGGGCTTCTTCTCCTGCATGGTACGGACCTTCTCCACGAAGTGGTCCACATGGAAGGGCACTTCGGGCAGGCAGATCATGTCCACGCCCTCGCAGTCGTCGCTCTTGGCCAGAGCAGCGGCGGCGGTCAGCCAGCCGGCGTTGCGGCCCATGATCTCGACGACGGTGACGTACTTGGTGCCGTAGACGGTGGCATCCCGGATGATCTCCTTCATCACGACGCCGATGTACTTGGCAGCGGAGCCGTAGCCGGGGGTGTGGTCGGTGACCATCAGATCGTTGTCGATGGTCTTGGGCACACCCATGAAGCGGATGCTGCTCTGCACACGGTTGCCGTAGTCGGCCAGCTTGCCGATGGTGTCCATGGAGTCGTTGCCGCCAATGTAGAAGAAGTAGCCGATGTCCAGCTTCTCCAGAATGGCGAACAGCTTCTTGTAGACCGCCTCGTCGTCGTGCCAGTCGGGCAGTTTGTAACGGCAGCTGCCCAGGAAGCTGGACGGCGTGCGCTTGAGCAGCTCGATGTCGAGGTCGTCGGTCAGGTACTGAGACAGGTCTACAACGTTTTCCTCCAGCAGACCGGCGACACCGTTGCACATGCCGTAAACGACCTGTGCGCCGCGGTTCTTGCAGCTCTCAAAAACACCTGCCAGACTTGCATTGATGACAGAGGTGGGGCCGCCAGACTGGCCAACGATTGCATTTTTACCCATGATGATTTCTCCTTTTCTTCTGTTTCGGCTTTATATTATCGTGCAGGAGCACGAAAACAGACTGCGGGAAAGAGGATGCGGGGGGAAAAACTTACAGGCGGATGTGACGCGGGGTGCCGTTGACGTAAACAGGCGTCACCTCGTCCAGGATCAGCGGGCGGGCATATTCTTCAAATGCCGCCGTGACCTGCATCCCGTCCGGGGTGATCCAATCCAGCGGGACCTTCTTCTCAAGGTTCGCCACCTTCTGGACATCCACGGCCTCGGTGATGCACTGATAGGGATAGTTGGAGATGCGCTTGAGCGAGATCATCTTGCCGGTCTCGCCCGCAAAAGCAGCCGCAGCGGCCGCACCGCCCACGGCGTAGGCCTCGTTCACATCGGTGCGGCTGGCCAGATGGCTGGCACAGCGCTGCAGAG
Proteins encoded in this window:
- a CDS encoding response regulator, giving the protein MPGERDAENLRVALMSYDDRELRIRKFYLEEQSTIIRCTCFQSGEPVLQALRQERCFDVLVLSSQLEDMDSLTFLEKLNRLPSHPPLLLQGDGWADDITAAHLQPGSRFYGVGHDHLRDLLRGLLGVPGRNSMQIERFCTHLYELWKLPQPDTNCEYLTLAVQIACSADGKLALCKEILQGVAEQYHITVAAVDSGLRRLVEGLETRHPVEWEHFKAENGLTGLKVTTGRLVYSLQQTVLRRGIIVREQR
- a CDS encoding acyl-CoA dehydratase activase, which gives rise to MRVGLDIGSTTIKCVVLDEHDSIVYSTYERHYSHILEKAQELLRRIDAEQLHGQKALLSISGSAGMGLADSCGVPFVQEVFSTRVAVKRFVPATDCVIELGGEDAKILFLTNGTEVRMNGSCAGGTGAFIDQMATLLKMSADEMNKAAEKAERTYTIASRCGVFAKSDVQPLINQGARTEDIAASIYKAVVNQTIAGLAQGRPIQGNILYLGGPLTFSTVLRKSFDEALGVTGTCPENSLLYVALGAALYADKEFNLSAVAGALDEYAATATYASEPPLFANKEEYEAFHARHMSHSVPHVPFSAQCGPVHIGIDSGSTTVKLVVVDEKSQILYTNYQPNLGNPLPLIKEQLIKIYQEHPGLHVASVTTTGYGEELVKNAFRCDYGLVETVAHFTAAKYFMPDVDFIIDIGGQDMKCFKIEDGAISNIFLNEACSSGCGSFLQTFAQALGYDVKEFAALGLFADRPVDLGSRCTVFMNSSVKQAQKDGASIQNISAGLSISVVKNALYKVIRASSPEELGRKIVVQGGTFYNEAVLRAFEKEMGVEVIRPDIAGLMGAYGAALFGLRQSARNHRETSSMMTLEELQSFDQKVVSVKCGGCGNHCQLTVNTFADGRKFISGNRCDKPVTGKSEDNSLNLYAYKQQLLAGYKPVPGKRGSIGIPLCLNMYEMLPFWHTFWTRLGFAVHTSPVSSRGLYLAGQATIPSDTACFPAKLSHGHIKALSQMQLDAIFYPCLTYNFDEGLGDNHYNCPVVAYYPEVLAGNCPELEGKKFIYDYVGIHRPKDFVRKMAKEVLPRYFGGISEKEVQAAADAAYAEHEAHMAQIRVKGSEIIDEARRQGRRIIVLAGRPYHVDPEVNHGIDHLITRHGAAVITEDSISDRVEKFPTRVLNQWTYHSRLYAAAKYCTTQKDMDLVQLVSFGCGVDAITTDETREILQEGGKLYTQLKIDEITNLGAVNIRLRSLFAALDERDEDRK
- a CDS encoding 6-phosphofructokinase gives rise to the protein MGKNAIVGQSGGPTSVINASLAGVFESCKNRGAQVVYGMCNGVAGLLEENVVDLSQYLTDDLDIELLKRTPSSFLGSCRYKLPDWHDDEAVYKKLFAILEKLDIGYFFYIGGNDSMDTIGKLADYGNRVQSSIRFMGVPKTIDNDLMVTDHTPGYGSAAKYIGVVMKEIIRDATVYGTKYVTVVEIMGRNAGWLTAAAALAKSDDCEGVDMICLPEVPFHVDHFVEKVRTMQEKKPSIVIAVSEGVKLEDGRYVCELADDVHAVDAFGHKALTGTARYLANVVARNLDTKTRSIELSTLQRCAGHLTSRTDITEAYQVGGAAAKAAFEGVTGQMVALKRISNNPYQCTTELHPISEVANLEKKVPLSWMNANHTQMTEEFLDYARPLIQAELTPLYIAGLPHHIYLKK
- a CDS encoding 2-hydroxyacyl-CoA dehydratase yields the protein MEYNYPKFTPEMKKTHTILIPNMAITQFRLLEYALRFDGYKCEILGNCGSAVAQLGLKYVHNDTCYPALLVIGQFLDALNSGKYDLEHTALLITQTGGGCRASNYIHLLRKALVKAGYPQIPVASLNFSGLEKDSGFQMTLPLARRAIACIFYGDLLCALRNQVAPYENVKGSADRMVDLWVERLGRVLLAGKGYTSKEMKHTFPLIAKEFAAIPVTRVPKVKVGVVGEIYVKYSPLGNNDLQKFLESQDCEVNFPGLMGFVQYCIFNMGEDHVLYGGKLAVKVGTDQLLNWLDSVERAMLKATADAGFYAPGPFKELVEKPHGIISLGAKMGEGWLLTAEMIELVQGGYGNIVCAQPFGCLPNHIVGKGMVNKIRALYPAANITPIDYDPSATRVNQENRIKLMLAVAKEHLNAPAAPARPLTAEEIAGGAPRVETTV
- a CDS encoding sensor histidine kinase, with translation MCRQDEAGFPQKQLETAFLHSLRLLEQNREYLQMHLQPLKDARATQALEDMEQEAARLERTFRELMELSAPEEPVQKRPVDLCRLLAQLEGLRGEIDAQSSTKLTVDCGGLEQCLVWGDREMAEQICFHLLSNALRAAAPGGNIQVCLRQTGQDIRLTIEDDGCGLPEGESWLENRRRFLGGAQAGLLLCRRYCRQLGWGLALLPRTPQGVRAELTLPLPTRPFPIETTVEFRSQPSHPDEHSTTALQHQLRRELYLLTRRHAGN